A stretch of DNA from Thermanaerosceptrum fracticalcis:
GTTTCATCCAGGTTAGGATGATTGAGCCATTTATAATACTTCGTCAACTGATCCACTTAGCCCACTCCATAATTTATTAAACTAAAAATTTTCATTTGTGTTATAACCATTAGGATGTAACTGATGCCATTTCCAGGCAGTTTCAATAATTTCTTTTAATCCTTGATATTTCGGCTGCCAGCCTAGTTCCCTTTTAATCTTCTCTGCAGATGCTACCAGCACAGCCGGATCCCCGGGCCGACGTTCCCCTTCGACCACCTTTATTGGCTTGCCAACCACTTCCTCAGCAGCCCTTATAACTTCCCTCACTGAAAAACCATTACCATTGCCAAGGTTATATACTGCCGACTGACCATCAGCAAGCAATTTCTCAAGAGCCAGGATATGAGCCTCCGCCAAATCGTTAACGTGAATATAATCCCTGATACATGTACCGTCCGGCGTGGGGTAATCAGTGCCAAATATCCTGATTTCCGGTAACTTGCCAAGGGCACTTTGTAAGACAAGGGGCATCAAATGTGTCTCGGGAGTGTGATCTTCACCGATTTCCCCGCTTTCATCCGCTCCACAGGCATTAAAATATCTTAAGGAGATATATTTAAGGCCGTAAGCTAAGTCATAATCCTTCAGAATCTCCTCAATCATTAGTTTTGTTTTACCGTATACATTGGTAGGATTTTTAGGACTATTCTCAGTAATGGGTATTTCTTGAGGTTCTCCGTAAACAGCAGCCGTAGAGGAAAATACTATTCTTTTAATATTATTATTTAGCATAACTTTTAGGAGATTTACTGTTCCACAAACATTGTTTACATAATATTTCTCCGGTTCAGCCATCGATTCTCCTACTAAGCTATAGGCAGCAAAGTGAATAACGCTTTGTATATTATACTTTTTCATCGTACTATCTAATAATTGTTCATCAAGAATATTACCCACAATGAGGGGTATATCCTTTACAGACTCTTTATGACTTTTTTCCAGACTGTCATAGACTATAACATTATAACCAATGTCAGTTAATTTTCTTACCGTGTGAGAGCCTATATATCCTGCTCCTCCGGTGACAAGTATGGACAAAGTATCTACTCCTTCCTTGATC
This window harbors:
- the galE gene encoding UDP-glucose 4-epimerase GalE, coding for MSILVTGGAGYIGSHTVRKLTDIGYNVIVYDSLEKSHKESVKDIPLIVGNILDEQLLDSTMKKYNIQSVIHFAAYSLVGESMAEPEKYYVNNVCGTVNLLKVMLNNNIKRIVFSSTAAVYGEPQEIPITENSPKNPTNVYGKTKLMIEEILKDYDLAYGLKYISLRYFNACGADESGEIGEDHTPETHLMPLVLQSALGKLPEIRIFGTDYPTPDGTCIRDYIHVNDLAEAHILALEKLLADGQSAVYNLGNGNGFSVREVIRAAEEVVGKPIKVVEGERRPGDPAVLVASAEKIKRELGWQPKYQGLKEIIETAWKWHQLHPNGYNTNENF